The Halotia branconii CENA392 region AGAAGGCAGTAAACAAACTAAAGGACGGTTATCTGTATGACCACCAGAATCGGCCTCGACGGTAACATCATCAGCCATTGGTACTTGTGCTGCTAGCTTTGCTTGCAACTGAGTAATTAGTCCTTGTTCTACAAGCTCTTTGAGGAATTTCTCTGGTGCTGGTTGCAGAAATTTAGTTGCTACTTCTCGACGAGAAACTTTAGCAATGACTTTGTTTTTGATTTCAATTTGATTGGCATCATTTAAACTTAAGCCAGCAACACGATAATAAACAATGTTGGCAGTTAAGTCTAAAAATGCTGAAGCTTCTACAGTTCTGACTTGATATTTTAAGTATAAATCCACAGCCCGGCGTTCAATCGCCATATCATTAGGACTGTGAATTAAATTAAAAGCATAAGGGCCATGAGGTAAAGCTGATTGAATGCGATGAATTGCGGCTTCTATACGTTCTGGAGGTAAACCGCCAGCCCCAAAAGAACTTAAAATCTTTTCTTTACCTAAAGCAATTACCATTTCTTCGGAAGCAATACCGCCAGCCATTGCCCCAGTCATATAAGCATATTTGACACCATGAAAGGAGAGAAAGTTTGCATCTCCTAACTGTTGAATGCGGATAGGAGGAACAAATGTTAGTAGTTCTAACTGTGCCGTTGTGCTATTGTCCGCAGAAGATAAATAACCCTCGTTCGTTACACCAATTTTTCCGGCAACTTTGACGATGTAACAAGGTTTGTCTAAAACTAATAGTTTATCTTTAATAGCTGCTTGCTCAAAAGCTATATCATCTAAATTTCGTTGCCAAATATGGTTTTGATGATAGGTATAGCCAGAAAAGCTCAGATTATTAGTGCGTTGATGAATTACAGAATCTAGAGTTTGCATAATGTTTTAGCTCGATAAACGGTAATTTTCACCAATTTATTGATTAAGCAAATTGTGAACAGCAGATAATTGTAAAAGAATAATTTCACTTAGTTGCTTGCTGGATTCTTGTCTAGCTTTTAAGAAAGCAACGTGAGCTTGATTAATGCGGGCATTATTAGCAATTAATTGATAATATTGAGACTTATTAAAGTCTGAAAGACTGACTGGATGATAAAAAGAGTTAAAGTCAGTTGTAGGATGAGGAGTCTGTGGAGGCATTTTGTTTTGAATTACAGTTGGTTCGGAAGATTTTAAATTTTTACTATTTTCCAGATATCTCTTGTGAATATTGACGGGGTTGTGAGAAGAGTTAATGGTTTTAAACTCTGGCAAATTCAGCATAGCTTGTTGTTCAAACTGGTCATCATGGTTAATTGTTTCAGATGTCTTTTGAAATAATTGAATATTTTCGTCACTCAAGATGGTAGCTGTAATTGATTTACCACCTAAAGTAATCGTTTTGAGAGTTGTTGTATTTTGATTAATTACTACTTTTTCCAGACTATAAAGTGGCGATAAGTCCAAATCGACGCGATGGCTAACAAGTTTTGCTAAGGCTTTAATCATAGAAGTATGATCATCTATACCCCTACGATTTAGCGAGACTGTGAGATGTTCTTTATTTTCGAGAATTTTATCAATCCATCGAGAACAAACACTCCCAGCACCAGTTTCAATAAATATTCTCGCTCCATCATCGTAGACACGATTAACTAGGCGGGGAAAATCTAATTGTTGAGATAAACCTGTAGCAATACTACGAGCGATCGCACCATCATTGAGTATAATAGGTTGATATTCAGCAGCAGAATAAAACGCAATATCTCTAATATTTTGAGTCGGTAAAGTGTTAAGTTTTACTAATTCTTCGTATTGCGATCGCATTGCTTCACAATGAATAACATGATCGAAAGGAGCCGGGAAAGCATTGCAACCTAAACTATTAATTAATCGCTGACAAGCTGTTATTTCACCAGCAATTAAAACTTCTTCTGAGGTATTTATTTGAGTTAAATAAACACGGTTTTCATGTTGAAGATATTCTCTGACTTGGGATGGACTGGTCATCAAAACATAATTACCCCAAAAATTCTGCTCTGAAGATGTTTTTGGTAAACCCCAATATTCACGCACGGCATTTTTTTGACCAGATAACTTATCTCCAAATAAAGGAGATGAATTAAAACTATTACTTCCACCCTCAAAGTTACTCCAAACTCCTTGGGCAACCATCATACTTGTTTCACCCAAACTATAGCCAAACACATATTTAGGTTTGATGTGAAAATCATCTCGAATGATTTTTGTAATTAGTCGAGAATAGGCTATTTCTACTTCAAACATTGCCAGAGAATCATCTAGCAATTGTTTTTCCAGAGTTTCTAATTGCCTAGCTGACAACTTATTTAAGCTTCTAGGATAAATTAGTTGATGAATTTTGGTCGCACGGTTAGCAAGATTACTAAATATCGTGTCATCGTAG contains the following coding sequences:
- a CDS encoding PfaD family polyunsaturated fatty acid/polyketide biosynthesis protein: MQTLDSVIHQRTNNLSFSGYTYHQNHIWQRNLDDIAFEQAAIKDKLLVLDKPCYIVKVAGKIGVTNEGYLSSADNSTTAQLELLTFVPPIRIQQLGDANFLSFHGVKYAYMTGAMAGGIASEEMVIALGKEKILSSFGAGGLPPERIEAAIHRIQSALPHGPYAFNLIHSPNDMAIERRAVDLYLKYQVRTVEASAFLDLTANIVYYRVAGLSLNDANQIEIKNKVIAKVSRREVATKFLQPAPEKFLKELVEQGLITQLQAKLAAQVPMADDVTVEADSGGHTDNRPLVCLLPSIIALRDEIQAQYNYEMPIRVGVAGGISTPQSALAAFMMGAAYVMTGSINQSCIEAGTSTYTKQLLAQAEMADVMMAPAADMFEMGVKLQVLKKGTLFPLRAQKLFDLYKTYNSIEDIPSQEKEKLEKQVFRNSLEFVWQETANYLSKRNPDKLIKAANNSKLKMALIFRWYLGLSSRWSNSGEKGREIDYQIWCGPAIGSFNDWVRGSYLSEPNNRRVVDVAYHILTGAAFLYRIQSLKIQGLQISDYYNQYFPVSQN